CCAATTCGACATTCTGTCCGACCTTCGACTGCGGCATTGGTACCACCGCGCTGACACAGCCGCTCAGAACCGTTGCTGCTGCAATGGTCAAAACGACCTGACGAACAAACTTCATTCACTCCCCCGTACTGTCGCGAGAGTGCGTGCCGCTCATCGCAACCTGATTATGCGGAGGCACACATCGTGAGTCGAGGCTCAGCTTCGGCTTGGCGGTGCGACGAAGTCGATCTGTGCTCCTTCCAATATCCTGGTTGGAGGTATCCGATTTTCGGTATAGATTCTCCCAACGATTGGAGTGCCGATGGGCAAGCTGATGATGTTCGGAAAGGTGGCCTTGGTGATCCGCAACCGCGATCACAACCCGCCGCACTTCCATGTCATCGGCCCGGACATCGACGCGATGGTTGGTATCGATCCGCTGGTGCTGCTGCGTGGAACCATGCCCAGGCTGCTATGGAGCCAAGTCGAGGCATGGGGTCTTGCCAATCGTGCTCTGCTGGTTGCCGAGTGGAACCGGATCAATCCTCTCTTTCCAATGCAGTGATGGAGGCTTCGATGGACGACCTTATGATCTATGGCCGCGATCCCCGTCCGATC
The genomic region above belongs to Azospirillum thiophilum and contains:
- a CDS encoding DUF4160 domain-containing protein, giving the protein MGKLMMFGKVALVIRNRDHNPPHFHVIGPDIDAMVGIDPLVLLRGTMPRLLWSQVEAWGLANRALLVAEWNRINPLFPMQ